Within Mesotoga sp. UBA6090, the genomic segment GCCCCACTATGGTAACAAATTGCCCTTCGGGAATTGTCAGGCTTACATTCTTCAGAGCGACTCTTTCGTTTTCCATCCCCTGATTGTAAACTACCGTTAGATCTTTGAATTCGACCACAACCTCTTCACCTCCTGTTTCACCTTTCGTTTTTTCCCGCTCGAGGAGAGCTGACGCAATCCAATTACCGTGATTATAAAGACTGCTGTAAGTAGTTTCATGTCACTTGCAAGAAAGCCAATCCTGTAGCCATATCTCATTGCAAGAGAGAGAAGTGCCTGATAGATCACTCCTCCCACTATTGGTGAGAGAAGACCATAGAACAGCTTGACTCTTCCCAGAAGAATCTCACCCATTATTACCGATGCCAAACCTGTAACAACCATTCCCTGACCGATTGTTGCATCTGAGAACCCGCTGTAAAGAGCGAAAAGACCGCCGCTCAGCCCAATAATACAGTTGGCAATGGTAAGCCCCGCAATGGCAAGAACATTCTGCGAGATTCCAAAGGAAACCACCCCTAAGGGATTACTGCCAAAAGCTCTCAGTGTCATTCCCGGATCAGACTTTAAAGCAATTGACAGAACTACTATCACAGCAGAAATCACCAGAATTATGAGCGTCAAATCCGAACCGTCGAGATCGTTGTTGAAGATGTTCTTGGCGACAACGGTTGTTCTTGACTCTCTCTTCTCAGTATCTATATCGATCTCTTCAAATAGACTTTCCAAACCTGTGCTTCCGCTCATCTCTTCGAAACTCTGGGTTGCTCTCTCTGGAACGACTCTAGGAACAGGGAGATTGGGGCCACCCATTACCCTGAGATTTACTGAGTAAAGCATTGTCATGACTAATATTCCGGCTAGAAGAACGTTGATCTTGAGTTTTCTGTGGATGGTTCCAGTGATGCTCCCCGCAAGCGCCCCGGTACCTGCCGCTAACGCTATCGCTACCCAGGCAGGTAGTCCGGAGACAACAGCTCTTACGGCAACAGCGGCACCCAGCGCAAAGGATCCATCCGTTGTGAGATCTGGAAGATCAACTATTCTGAAAGATATGTACACTCCCAGGGCCATAAGGCCAATTATTAATCCCTGTTCCAGAATCGCCATCTTACTACCTTTTGGTCTCTACACCATCAGTTACTACGAGATTGGCAAGATCCAGAACTGATTGTGGGATTTCAACACCGATCTGCTCGGCTATGTCTGTGTTGACGAAAAGAATCAGGGAATCCTGGCCAAGTATCTTCGTCTCGAGTTCCGATGGAGGAGTGCCCATAAGAATCTCAACGACAAGTTCCCCGGTGGCTCTACCTACCTGGTAGTAGTTGAATCCAAAGCCTATCAGTCCGCCGGATCTTGCGATGTCAATATCGGCCGCGACGATTGCGATATTCTCTCTCAAAGCTACTTTAGAAATCGATTCTATGCTTGAGGCCGCGGTGTTGTCAGTACCGATGTAGATAGCATCGACGTCTTTGATCTGAGCGTTAAGAGAGGTGACCATTTCAACCGTCGTGGAGCCTGTGATATCAATAAGCTTCAGTCCAAGAGCGTCACAAGCCTCTTTTGCAAATTCTCTTATCGTTACAGAATTTGCCTCTCCTGAATTGTAGATAATCCCTACCGTCTCGACTTGTGGCAGAGTTAGTTTGAGAAGCTGCAGCTGAGTCTTTACAGGCGTCATATCGCTTATTCCAACGACATTTCCCGGGTTTTTGCCAAATGAAGGAACTAGACTGGCACTGACTGGATCCGTAACAGCACTGAAGACTATTGGAATGGTCTTGGAAGCATTTACCAGCGCCTGTGCAGATGGGGTGGCGATACCCACCATTACTGCCGGGTTAGTCGAAACAAACTGTCTAGCGATAGTAACCGCGGTTGAAACCGAGCCCTGAGCGTTCTGAAAGTCGATTACTATGTTCTCTCCGTGCTTAAAGCCGTTCTCTTCGAGTACGTCAATTACCCCATCCCTTACCGCATCGAGTGCCGGGTGTTCAACGATTGCCGTAATTCCTACCGTCTGCATAGATAAACCAAGAACTCCAAAAAGTAGCACCAAACATACAAGAACCCGCTTCATTCTACATCCCTCCTGATATAAAAAAAGAGAGGACGTTTCTCACGTCCTCTCTCTTTATACTCTCTAGTGTATTTTAACTCAAGCACACACCGGAGGAGTCCGAAGAAAGGACGTTCCTCCTAAACCAATAAGCGTATACGTAGCTTACATATGCCGCTCGAGTCATCGCATTAACCTCCGAATATCTTGATAGGAAATTTATACCACAAATGAATGTTACGGATCAAGATTAAAGACAAACGTTTTGTTTCCGTTAGGTTCTCTCTTCTCTTGAATACGGTACTCCCAATGACGCCGGAGCCCCCACCTTTCTCTTCAGTGTGTCTGTAGAGGTGAAGAACAGAACGGCGATCGTGAGAAGATATGGAAGCATCTTCAGAAAGTCCGGCGAAATATGCGCCCCGACTGCCTGCAATCTCAATCCAAGGGCAGTGATTCCGCCGAAGAGATATGCTCCGATCAATGCCTTTGCGGGATCCCAGGTGGCGAATAGCACAAGAGCTATGGCGATCCAGCCTCTTCCTGCAGTCATGTTCTCGATCCACATGGAGTTGTAAGCAAGCGAAAGATAAGCTCCCCCGATTGCCGTGATGGAACCTCCCAGTATCGTGTAGAAGTATCTCACTGCAAAGACGTTTATTCCTTTGGCGTCTGCGGCATCGGGAGATTCACCAACTGCACGAAGCGTAAGCCCAGGACGCGTCTTGTATATGAGTAACCACATGAGCGGAACCATAATAAAGCTTATGTAGACCAGGAGATCATGGCTGAATAGGATCTGACCAATGTATGGTATCTCGGAAAGAACGGGGATCTTTATCGGTTCAAAACGTCTGGCGATTACGCCTAT encodes:
- a CDS encoding ABC transporter permease, producing MAILEQGLIIGLMALGVYISFRIVDLPDLTTDGSFALGAAVAVRAVVSGLPAWVAIALAAGTGALAGSITGTIHRKLKINVLLAGILVMTMLYSVNLRVMGGPNLPVPRVVPERATQSFEEMSGSTGLESLFEEIDIDTEKRESRTTVVAKNIFNNDLDGSDLTLIILVISAVIVVLSIALKSDPGMTLRAFGSNPLGVVSFGISQNVLAIAGLTIANCIIGLSGGLFALYSGFSDATIGQGMVVTGLASVIMGEILLGRVKLFYGLLSPIVGGVIYQALLSLAMRYGYRIGFLASDMKLLTAVFIITVIGLRQLSSSGKKRKVKQEVKRLWSNSKI
- a CDS encoding ABC transporter substrate-binding protein translates to MKRVLVCLVLLFGVLGLSMQTVGITAIVEHPALDAVRDGVIDVLEENGFKHGENIVIDFQNAQGSVSTAVTIARQFVSTNPAVMVGIATPSAQALVNASKTIPIVFSAVTDPVSASLVPSFGKNPGNVVGISDMTPVKTQLQLLKLTLPQVETVGIIYNSGEANSVTIREFAKEACDALGLKLIDITGSTTVEMVTSLNAQIKDVDAIYIGTDNTAASSIESISKVALRENIAIVAADIDIARSGGLIGFGFNYYQVGRATGELVVEILMGTPPSELETKILGQDSLILFVNTDIAEQIGVEIPQSVLDLANLVVTDGVETKR
- a CDS encoding ABC transporter permease, giving the protein MNNIESFILSTLSATVRAGTPLLFAVLGTIFTERSGVMNLGLEGFMLIGAIGGFVASYQTSSLLAAILVAMLAGAILGLVHAFFTVTLRVNQIVSGLAITMLGTGLSGLWGKDYIGVIARRFEPIKIPVLSEIPYIGQILFSHDLLVYISFIMVPLMWLLIYKTRPGLTLRAVGESPDAADAKGINVFAVRYFYTILGGSITAIGGAYLSLAYNSMWIENMTAGRGWIAIALVLFATWDPAKALIGAYLFGGITALGLRLQAVGAHISPDFLKMLPYLLTIAVLFFTSTDTLKRKVGAPASLGVPYSREERT